A stretch of Tripterygium wilfordii isolate XIE 37 chromosome 11, ASM1340144v1, whole genome shotgun sequence DNA encodes these proteins:
- the LOC120008906 gene encoding 54S ribosomal protein L37, mitochondrial-like isoform X2 produces the protein MAINHIRCLRGFITIKEIGGLLGRRTFSAGGGKAKKGSKGGGASDAPKASILTKEVKSTTVVGANILKDGADPKILPDSEYPDWLWHLLDKRTPLSELRRKNTETLPYEDLKHFVKLDNRASIKENNSIKAKN, from the coding sequence ATGGCGATTAACCACATTAGATGCTTGAGAGGCTTCATCACTATCAAGGAAATCGGTGGGTTGTTGGGTCGACGAACATTTTCTGCTGGCGGTGGTAAAGCAAAGAAGGGCTCTAAAGGGGGTGGTGCCAGTGAtgctcctaaagcatcaatactTACTAAAGAAGTCAAGTCTACAACAGTGGTTGGTGCCAATATTCTCAAGGATGGAGCAGATCCCAAGATACTTCCAGATTCTGAATACCCTGATTGGCTCTGGCATCTGCTTGATAAACGCACACCATTGAGTGAATTAAGAAGGAAGAATACTGAAACTCTTCCTTACGAGGATCTCAAGCACTTTGTCAAGCTGGACAATCGAGCAAGTATCAAGGAAAACAATTCTATTAAGGCCAAGAACTAG
- the LOC120008906 gene encoding uncharacterized protein LOC120008906 isoform X1, translating into MLKHRRLATPLAASSLLPQSHSHSQFLPQVHRRSSPRRHSPHLSAPSLAKRCLRGFITIKEIGGLLGRRTFSAGGGKAKKGSKGGGASDAPKASILTKEVKSTTVVGANILKDGADPKILPDSEYPDWLWHLLDKRTPLSELRRKNTETLPYEDLKHFVKLDNRASIKENNSIKAKN; encoded by the exons ATGCTAAAGCACCGTCGCCTCGCCACGCCACTCGCAGCTTCTAGCCTTCTTCCACAGTCCCACTCACACTCCCAGTTTCTTCCTCAAGTCCACCGTCGGTCGTCGCCGCGTCGCCACTCGCCACACCTCTCGGCTCCCTCTCTAGCGAAAAG ATGCTTGAGAGGCTTCATCACTATCAAGGAAATCGGTGGGTTGTTGGGTCGACGAACATTTTCTGCTGGCGGTGGTAAAGCAAAGAAGGGCTCTAAAGGGGGTGGTGCCAGTGAtgctcctaaagcatcaatactTACTAAAGAAGTCAAGTCTACAACAGTGGTTGGTGCCAATATTCTCAAGGATGGAGCAGATCCCAAGATACTTCCAGATTCTGAATACCCTGATTGGCTCTGGCATCTGCTTGATAAACGCACACCATTGAGTGAATTAAGAAGGAAGAATACTGAAACTCTTCCTTACGAGGATCTCAAGCACTTTGTCAAGCTGGACAATCGAGCAAGTATCAAGGAAAACAATTCTATTAAGGCCAAGAACTAG